The following DNA comes from Occultella kanbiaonis.
GGAGCCGGCGCCGGCGACCCGTCCTGGTCGGCCTGGTCGATGGGCGGTGTCTGGCTGTGCCGCTCGGTGTGGGACCACCTGGAGTTCACCGGTGACGTCGCTCGCGCGCGGCGCTCCTGGCCGGCGATCGAGGGCGCCTGCCGGTTCGCCCTGGACTGGATCGTGCGCCCCGAGCACGGCCCCGCGGCGACCGCCCCGTCGACGTCGCCGGAGAACCGGTTCGTCGCGCCGGACGGTCGGCCCGCGGCCGTGTCGGTCTCCTCCACCATGGACGTGGCGCTGCTGCGCGACCTCGCCGCCAGGGCCGGGGCGATCGCGGCCCGGATCGGCGCCGACGCGCCGTGGCTGGCCGACCTCGTGGCCGCCGTCGCTGCGCTGCCGGATCCGGTGGTCGGCGAGCGCGGCGAGCTGCTCGAGTGGTCCGTCCCACTGATCGAGGTCGAGCCCGAGCACCGGCACACCTCGCACCTGGCCGGTCTGTTCCCGCTCGGCCTGTGGACGTGCGAACGCACGCCCGCCCTCGCTGCCGCGGCGGCCAGGACCCTGGAGCTGCGGGGCCCGGAATCGACCGGGTGGGCACTCGGCTGGCGGCTGTCGCTGTGGGCGCGGCTGCGACGGGGCGACAGGTTCGGAGCGGTCCTCGCGCTCGCCCTGCGGGTGGCCGACGACGGCGCCGGTCAGCGCGGCGGGGTCTATCCGAACCTGTTCAGCGCACACCCGCCGTTCCAGATCGACGGGAACTTCGGCCTCACGGCGGGGATCGCCGAGGCGCTCCTGCAGTCGCACGAGGGCCGGATCGACCTGCTCCCGGCCCTTCCGCCGCAGTGGCCGGCCGGCTCCGTCCGCGGCCTCGTGGCCCGCGGCGGCCTCGTCGTGGACCTGGGCTGGGACGACGACGGCCGCCTCACCGAGGCGACGCTGCATGCCCCGGCCGGCGGCGAATCCTCCACGCATCTGGTGCGATGGCCTGGTGGCACGGAACGCGTGCGGATCGACGCGGGCAACACATGGACCCTGACCCCGAGCGGGGTCCTGGGGCAGGGAACGGGAGCAACCCCATGGTGACGATCAACGACGTGGCCCGGCGCGCGGGGGTATCGGTGTCCACCGTGTCCTACACGCTCAGCGGGAAGCGGACGATCTCGGCGAGCACCCGGGCCCGGGTGGAGAAGGCGATCGCCGACCTCGGCTACCACCCGCACGCCGGCGCCCGCGCCCTTGCCTCGGCCCGCACGAACATCTTCGCGCTGATGGCGCCGTTGCGCCCGGACGTGGACGTCAGCGTGATCATGCAGTTCGTCACCGGGGTGGTCACCCGCGCCCGCACCGCGGACTACGACGTGCTCCTGCTCACCCAGGACGAGGCCGACGGGGTGGGCCGGGTCGGCTCCGGCTCGCTCGTGGACGCCCTCATCCTCATGGACGTCGAGTCCGACGACCCGCGGATCCCGCAGGTCGCGGCCCTGCGGCAGCCCACCATCCTGATCGGCCTGCCCGAGGACGCCAGGGGCGTGAGCTGCGTCGACTTCGACTTCGAGGCGGCCGCACGCCTGTCCCTGCGGCACCTGACCGCACTCGGCCATCGCAACGTCGCGCTGATCGGGCCACCGCCCGCCGTGATCGCGCGGCACACCTCCTACGCGGACCGGCTGCTGCGCGGCTACCGGGCCCAGGCCACCCACGACGGCGTCGGTTGCGTCATCGAGCCGGCGGGCACCGCGCCCGGGGAGGCCATCGCCGCCCTGGACGCCGTGTTGACGCAGGTCCCAGACCTGACCGGCCTGGTCGTCCACAACGAGGCCGCCCTGCCGGTGATCCTGGCGAGCCTGCGCGACCGCGGCAAGCAGGTCCCGGAGGACATCTCTGTGGTGGCGCTGGCCCCGGCGGACGTCGCCGACGCCCAGCCGGTGCCGATCACGGCCATGGACATCCCGGCGCTGAACATCGGGCAGGTCGCCGTGGACATGGCGCTCGCCCGGCTGCGGGGGTCCGACACGGTCGAGACCCGGCTGATCGCGCCCACCCTGCACAAGCGCTCGAGTACCGCGCCGCCGCGCTGAGCCGGGACCTCGGGCCCACCTCGTGCCCGGATCCGAGGTGATGATGGA
Coding sequences within:
- a CDS encoding LacI family DNA-binding transcriptional regulator; translation: MVTINDVARRAGVSVSTVSYTLSGKRTISASTRARVEKAIADLGYHPHAGARALASARTNIFALMAPLRPDVDVSVIMQFVTGVVTRARTADYDVLLLTQDEADGVGRVGSGSLVDALILMDVESDDPRIPQVAALRQPTILIGLPEDARGVSCVDFDFEAAARLSLRHLTALGHRNVALIGPPPAVIARHTSYADRLLRGYRAQATHDGVGCVIEPAGTAPGEAIAALDAVLTQVPDLTGLVVHNEAALPVILASLRDRGKQVPEDISVVALAPADVADAQPVPITAMDIPALNIGQVAVDMALARLRGSDTVETRLIAPTLHKRSSTAPPR